In Episyrphus balteatus chromosome 4, idEpiBalt1.1, whole genome shotgun sequence, the sequence aaaaatgacaaaaaaaatttcatctctTATTGAATTCCACcaaaaaatgttcaaacatTAAATGCtgatttaaaacctcaattccctttaaatccattttaaaTTTCTCCTCTCATTCCTGCTGATAATATACTTCATAACTTTCAATTCGCCACCATAAAAGTGTATTATATTTCACATTCCTTACCGTGTTCCACCAAAATCCCCGCCGTTATCCACTTGAAATTTGATTGAATTGACAGAGAACCAAACacacagaagaagaaaaaaaaatttgttcaattcatCTTTTCTTCATAATAAATAGGAAAAGTTTGTCAAGTGCGGAAAACTTGATACTCATTccaaatttaatacaaataaaaaaaaaaccttttaatggtgaaaaaaatattttcttggaaaaattttaagaaagaaaTAAGAGATAGATACAAAAGAACACGATGACTTAAGCAGAATACTTTTGAACATCTTtagaaaattaaagatttttggtATATTGAATGTGGAACATGTGTGACGACTCAAgttgattatttaattttgaatttatgtgAAAGTCTCAAGAGGATTTCTATAAGAACATTCCCCCCAGCAGAATCCtggaaaaaaagtcaaaaataacttaagttgtttcattaaatagtttttgagaaattgagttttaaagataaaatttagaaaaaaaatgtttaccttttttaattgattttgtataaaattttgcaatatcatggacatatttataccattatttaatgacctagtagtttttagtcaaatacttaaatcttcattctaataaatattaaatttctaaaagaataacaaaaaaaaaactgaaacatacttTTTCCCCGggaaacacagtttttttttttttatttgcattaaaatttttttatatctcaagaatattgtgttcaaattgtaggtctattggagccaaattgaccaagttatgggtattttaatacttcgcttacgaaagttttagtccagagttcataactttaaatcgttctccccacaactaatgttttcaaagccggtgcccctcataacttcaaaattaatgcaccgattcttttgaaatttggaacactatttttttttttacatatttttaaaggtatcactggagaaattttctctaTAACATAATGTTTATacaaatctataagtaagggtcgcttttgacgagttttttttcaaggggtctttattttcggggtgcaattttgggcaaacttctgaaatgcaagtttgttctacatatccagcagttcaataatatataggcAATGTTGTGGAgtgttgcgctattttaaaaacactaatgcccccgtgcccccccccccccccccccctggatccgccggtggttacactctcgcactttcgcagtgcggcaaaaaatttcaattcaacattaaaaataaactattagagatacaaaaatcttctatagcttatttgaaagataataacctaaagcttaatccatatgaaggattttaaaaaatttcgtcatttaatagggtaaacaggggtaaaacggaaagatgaaatttgggctaaaatctaaacgcgaagccgtagagaattgatttttttttatatcgatagataaaatttatttaaggataactgcatttaagaaaaaattcttaaaaattttgaaactaagctataatgttttgtttgaacgttaaacacgtgttggggctatgacaaaataatgattttgggtaaatgaaattttttttgacaattctaaagatgccaggtgaaagatgagggaaaaaaaattatgaatctgatacggatttttttccaacactctgtgtttcgaaatatgaatttttgaaaaacaccttgttttttaggggtatttttgggtaatttttgattttgtttttttttttttggagcgttcaaaaaatctcaaacttatagaacatgtaggtaTCGTTTAGTGAATTTTGACTGAATAAAGGAAGAaacaagtatttaaaaaaaaacatgttttttgaccgtttttaaccgattttcatcgttttttatttttatctttttttctttaatggatacaggaataaagtatatggagtaatgatagaccgtaactacgactatatgtgtgcgaagtttcaataattttcgtaaacacaattttgagataacggtaaaattaaattttagaattcaacaggttataacttttgaccaagagcagatagaaattttattacaattacctttcatttgttatatcacacataaaggtagattaactacaagctacacaatgttaaatcaagaaacctcaaaacaccagtgaaaatctgttgccccccgaacagccaccagtgtgggaaataccgtaatctcagtctggaaattcgacgtggttgactttaaaaaattctaacttctcttgtaggcatctttgaaatgagattgatacgccATATTagaggtgaaataataagctttcacatggtgtaaaattttttataggttgtcattgaaaaaatttgataaaatagctTGAGgacagaaaaataaatgttgttttttggtttttttaatgaaatttgatcgagttcaaaaaattctagatctttttgtagatatctcatagacctgatcgatatatatattttgagctcagACAATAAGATATcagatgttataaaattttgtataggttgttagagaaaaaaaaatggaattaatgacgtgagaaaataaaaattcatgtgtttttgtttttttgatgaaaatgattgtttgcaatgaattatttttatactttttgcgcattgtaaaaatttaaaaatgtttttattcttaagaagaaatacttggcttttaaattgcataattttatttttgtaagcttttaaaataaaaaaattaatataatgagaaaataaaaatggtatttttttttttagctttttcttgtaaattattattgtttgaaataaataaacgcttcaattgactcattttaaacaaaagtacacaacctgttttctgacgacgttatcacgtaaaatcatcgtccgtaaactggctttacagacaaactcttttttttttcaatatatctcgtaaacaaagcaaaattttgattggtacatacctacataatatgcatttttttttttcaaaaacgttttgtaaagaatcaaatttcaaatttataagttcaagtgctCACCATCACcgacattttagtttttttttagaaaacatacGTGAAGAAACAAGCAACTTTCGAAATCTACACTGGGGTGCGAATAAAAAACTCCAGTAACCAGAAGTTgcgaaaaagcaaaaaaaaaattgatagatATTTAAACCGATCCGGTGCAAGATAACTCCAAAACCTAGAAGAACATCCCAATCTATTGAGAGGGATACAAATTAGTAACTCAAAATATCCTGTGAGAAAAGTATATACTCGATGAGGAATTGTTTTACAGAATTGACCAAGAAGAAATTCGATACAACTCACAATACCGTGGCTGGACAACTTTGTTACTAAGATTATTGCATACCTATGAGATTTCATCCGATATTGAACTTTACTTTTGCCTTCAATTAAACCAAATAAAGGTCATTTCTAATcaaattattacatttttttgacattttcaagTTCAGCCAATACAATTTTTATCACAGATTCAATATGCGtgtattaatattaaattttgttccttAAATCACGAAAATCAATTTCATAAAAGAAtgtaatttaattgaattatacaAAATAACCGACTCAGAACATTCCTAATACGTCAAAGTAACTTTTGATTGCAATGAACTAAGATGTCAAACCGTTCTGATTTGTATGTCGAAATTTTGATAGCGCTTATCCTCATTTACTCGCGAATTGTCGGACTTTGTAACTATAATTAtgactttaagaaaaataagttCACTCTCAATAACACCCTGTGCATCTATACCGCTATTGTCGACATCATATTAATTTTACTTCTCCCAATTTTACTCTGCATGCAATTCGGAATAAGTTTTGAAATGTTAGCTTCAAATGACCTGCTTTCAAAAGTTCGTAAAACTATTGCCTTAGCTAACTCTGTGGCAGTTTGTGCCAGTTTGATTGGACAATGGACACGACCATCTGCGGAAAAAACTCGCCGACTTTTTGCTCAATTTGGCAGAGTTCGTGAAGGAGAATGCTCGAAATTACAAAGAAATACTTCAATCACGAAGAAAACTATTGCTCTTTTCATTATAAAGACGATAGTTTCTGTGATTTTTATTATCGAAAGTTTTAGCACaatgattttggaaaataaaaatccatctTTAAAGCACACAGTTATTTCAATTTACTTTGCTGTTCTggagaatataatatttttggttgagaatcaattttattatagtttGGTGTTTTGCAATTACATGTTTGAACTTTTGAATGACCATATCAATACAGTGACTAACAAAATTCTTTCACTCAAGATCAAATTGTATCGAAGAGATGTTACTGAAATTCTTATTGTACGTAAAGGATTCAACCTTCAACGGGAACTTGAACTTATAGGAAAAATGCATACTCAGCTTTTTGATCTTGTTCATACCGCTAGAAGTCTATTTCAGTTTCAAATATTGACGGTAATTGTAACGGTATTTGTGACTCAGGTATCACTTTGTTTTCGAATTATTTCGTACTTTCGAAAAAATCAACTTGATTTGCCAATGGAGTTTTTCTACGTTGAAGGATCTAGAATTTGTTTGAGTGTTGGAAGTTTTTGGTTACTGTGTTATATAAGCGGTTCGGTTGTTTGTCAATGTAATATGGGTGGAGAACTTGTTAAAATTCTTACTTCGAAACATCATTTGGGTATTGCTATGGAAAATCAAGTGAgtttgtataatattttgtaGTAGGTACATTGAGACCTatattctttactttttttagatCGAAATTCTAACATTTCAATTCAAAAGAGAAAAATTACGATTGAGTCTTTGTGGATTGTTTGATCTTAGTTGGGGAACAGCATTTGATATGGTTAGCGTTTCGGTGATGTACTTACTACTTTTATTGCAGTTGGATTATAAGAATTTAtagatttctaataaaataaaacaatattttaaaaaacacgtacATTATTGTAGTTATAGATATTATTTAATTTCAGACTTTGCAGTtagaactatcgatagttagtaactgaaagATTAGAACTATTGattagttcattcattcatttattcattcgaataaaaactatcgaataaaactatcgaataaagaaaactattcgaatgaaaaaactattcgaatgaaaaaacttttgaatacaaaaaactattcgaatgaaaaaactaccgaatacaaaactatcgaatgaaaaaactattgaatgaaaatagttactaaataaatgaatgatttaaaactatcgaatgaatgtttattttacaactatcgatagtttgatagtttttattcgatagttcccatcactaatatacatataaaaacttGAATTTAATTTAGTCGATAAGTTCACAAAATATTTGTTGAATCTGGGGCGGTACGAAATTCAccggttaatttttttttttaatatggttcactggggtgtatgtgtaacattttttatttgcaattttataggctattgattatgtcttaGGGAAAgaaactaagacgttcacggcaTCATTTTATTGCTGGAAtcgttataaaagaagataaaactgcagagtgctattaaattaaaatactgagaaaaaaatttcaggttAGAATAAGCGCCATCTGCCTACTAAGCTTGTACAAAAAAGCGAATAGCATTATACTTTGTTTGGAgattaaaactattaaaaaggCGTTTTTATGATTTGAAAACAACTTTGTACAACTTTtaatactcaaaaaaaaaaaactaaaaaaacagtaTAGGGTTGTATTGGTATTTGAACCCCAGACCTCTgatgaagatgaaaaaaaagaacacgaTCTGAAAGGTGTGTCTTTAAAAAACGCCAAAAATAAAAGACCGATGTAGGGTTTTAAACTTCATCTGGTTTATTTAAATATgaatcactgtggcgtatacgtaacatttttgataaaggtacaaaatatttattcaaattagGCAGTTTATCCAtcacataaataca encodes:
- the LOC129919102 gene encoding putative gustatory receptor 22f encodes the protein MILENKNPSLKHTVISIYFAVLENIIFLVENQFYYSLVFCNYMFELLNDHINTVTNKILSLKIKLYRRDVTEILIVRKGFNLQRELELIGKMHTQLFDLVHTARSLFQFQILTVIVTVFVTQVSLCFRIISYFRKNQLDLPMEFFYVEGSRICLSVGSFWLLCYISGSVVCQCNMGGELVKILTSKHHLGIAMENQIEILTFQFKREKLRLSLCGLFDLSWGTAFDMVSVSVMYLLLLLQLDYKNL